One genomic segment of Sebastes fasciatus isolate fSebFas1 chromosome 17, fSebFas1.pri, whole genome shotgun sequence includes these proteins:
- the gmpr gene encoding GMP reductase 1 isoform X1: MPRVDSDLKLDFKDVLFRPKRSSLKSRSEVDLQRTFTFRNSKQTYTGIPIIAANMDTTGTFEMAQVLSKHTLFTAIHKHYTVEEWKNFAAKHPECVEHVAASSGMGVADLEKLCAILEAVPALKYICLDVANGYSEYFVEFVKTVREKFPKHTIMAGNVVTGEMVEELILSGADIIKVGIGPGSVCTTRIKTGVGYPQLSAVIECADSAHGLKGHIISDGGCSCPGDVAKAFGAGADFVMMGGMLAGHDQCTGEVIEKNGKKYKLFYGMSSDTAMKKYVGGVAEYRASEGRTVEVPYRGDVENTIRDVLGGLRSTCTYVGAAKLKELSRRTTFIRVTQQSSQMFTA; encoded by the exons ATGCCTCGCGTGGACTCAGACCTCAAGCTGGACTTTAAGGATGTCCTCTTCAGACCCAAGAGGAGCAGCCTGAAGAGTCGCTCAGAG GTGGACCTTCAGAGGACCTTCACATTCCGCAACTCCAAACAGACCTACACCGGCATCCCCATCATCGCTGCCAACATGGACACCACAGGGACCTTTGAGATGGCACAGGTCCTCAGCAAA CACACCCTCTTCACAGCCATTCATAAACACTACACTGTAGAGGAATGGAAGAACTTTGCAGCTAAGCATCCAGAATGCGTTGAG CATGTAGCCGCCAGCTCAGGCATGGGCGTTGCCGATCTGGAGAAGCTGTGTGCCATTTTGGAAGCCGTCCCGGCCCTCAAGTacatctgtctggatgtggCCAACGGCTACTCCGAGTACTTTGTGGAGTTTGTCAAGACGGTCAGAGAAAAGTTTCCCAAGCACACCATCATG GCCGGTAACGTGGTCACAGGGGAGATGGTGGAGGAGCTCATCCTCTCCGGCGCTGACATCATCAAAGTGGGCATCGGGCCAG GGTCTGTGTGCACGACAAGGATCAAGACAGGAGTGGGCTACCCACAGCTCAGTGCTGTAATAGAGTGTGCAGACTCAGCCCATGGACTCAAAGGACACATTATCTCT gACGGTGGCTGCAGTTGCCCAGGAGATGTAGCTAAGGCCTTTG GTGCAGGGGCTGACTTTGTAATGATGGGAGGAATGCTCGCAGGGCACGACCAGTGCACCGGAGAGGTCATCGAGAAGAACGGCAAGAAATACAAACTCTTCTACGGCATGAGCTCCGACACGGCCATGAAGAAATATGTGGGTGGAGTTGCTGAGTACAG GGCGTCTGAGGGAAGGACGGTGGAGGTTCCCTATAGAGGAGACGTGGAGAACACCATCCGTGACGTGCTGGGGGGCCTCCGCTCCACCTGCACCTACGTGGGCGCCGCTAAGCTCAAAGAGCTGAGCAGGAGAACCACCTTCATTCGCGTCACACAACAGTCTAGCCAAATGTTCACTGCATAG
- the gmpr gene encoding GMP reductase 1 isoform X2, with the protein MVDLQRTFTFRNSKQTYTGIPIIAANMDTTGTFEMAQVLSKHTLFTAIHKHYTVEEWKNFAAKHPECVEHVAASSGMGVADLEKLCAILEAVPALKYICLDVANGYSEYFVEFVKTVREKFPKHTIMAGNVVTGEMVEELILSGADIIKVGIGPGSVCTTRIKTGVGYPQLSAVIECADSAHGLKGHIISDGGCSCPGDVAKAFGAGADFVMMGGMLAGHDQCTGEVIEKNGKKYKLFYGMSSDTAMKKYVGGVAEYRASEGRTVEVPYRGDVENTIRDVLGGLRSTCTYVGAAKLKELSRRTTFIRVTQQSSQMFTA; encoded by the exons ATG GTGGACCTTCAGAGGACCTTCACATTCCGCAACTCCAAACAGACCTACACCGGCATCCCCATCATCGCTGCCAACATGGACACCACAGGGACCTTTGAGATGGCACAGGTCCTCAGCAAA CACACCCTCTTCACAGCCATTCATAAACACTACACTGTAGAGGAATGGAAGAACTTTGCAGCTAAGCATCCAGAATGCGTTGAG CATGTAGCCGCCAGCTCAGGCATGGGCGTTGCCGATCTGGAGAAGCTGTGTGCCATTTTGGAAGCCGTCCCGGCCCTCAAGTacatctgtctggatgtggCCAACGGCTACTCCGAGTACTTTGTGGAGTTTGTCAAGACGGTCAGAGAAAAGTTTCCCAAGCACACCATCATG GCCGGTAACGTGGTCACAGGGGAGATGGTGGAGGAGCTCATCCTCTCCGGCGCTGACATCATCAAAGTGGGCATCGGGCCAG GGTCTGTGTGCACGACAAGGATCAAGACAGGAGTGGGCTACCCACAGCTCAGTGCTGTAATAGAGTGTGCAGACTCAGCCCATGGACTCAAAGGACACATTATCTCT gACGGTGGCTGCAGTTGCCCAGGAGATGTAGCTAAGGCCTTTG GTGCAGGGGCTGACTTTGTAATGATGGGAGGAATGCTCGCAGGGCACGACCAGTGCACCGGAGAGGTCATCGAGAAGAACGGCAAGAAATACAAACTCTTCTACGGCATGAGCTCCGACACGGCCATGAAGAAATATGTGGGTGGAGTTGCTGAGTACAG GGCGTCTGAGGGAAGGACGGTGGAGGTTCCCTATAGAGGAGACGTGGAGAACACCATCCGTGACGTGCTGGGGGGCCTCCGCTCCACCTGCACCTACGTGGGCGCCGCTAAGCTCAAAGAGCTGAGCAGGAGAACCACCTTCATTCGCGTCACACAACAGTCTAGCCAAATGTTCACTGCATAG